A single Orcinus orca chromosome 2, mOrcOrc1.1, whole genome shotgun sequence DNA region contains:
- the LOC101284598 gene encoding cholesterol side-chain cleavage enzyme, mitochondrial → MLARGLPLHSVLVRGCQPLLSTPREGLGHPRVGTGEGAGISTKIPRPFNEIPTPGDNGWLNLYRFWREKGSQKIHYHHVQNFQKYGPIYREKLGNLESVYIIDPEDVALLFKFEGPNPERYNIPPWVAYHQYYEKPIGVLLKKAGAWKKDRLVLNTEVMAPEAIKNFIPLLNPVSQDFVGVLHRRIKQQGSGKFSGDIREDLFRFAFESITNVMFGERLGMLDEVVDPEAQKFIDAVYQMFHTSVPMLNLPPDLFRLFRTKTWRDHVAAWDIIFNKAEKYTENFYWDLRRKREFTNYPGILYRLLGNDKLLSEDVKANITEMLAGGVDTTSMTLQWHLYEMARSLNVQDMLREEVLNARRQAQGDISKMLQLVPLLKASIKETLRLHPISVTLQRYLANDLVLRDYMIPAKTLVQVAIYAMGRDPSFFSNPDKFDPTRWLGKDRDLIHFRNLGFGWGVRQCVGRRIAELEMTLFLIHILESFKVELQHLSDVDTIFNLILMPDKPIFLVFQPFNQDPPQA, encoded by the exons ATGCTGGCCAGGGGGCTTCCCCTCCACTCAGTCCTGGTCAGAGGCTGCCAGCCCCTCCTGAGCACCCCGCGGGAGGGCCTGGGGCATCCCAGGGTGGGCACTGGAGAGGGAGCCGGCATCTCCACTAAAATCCCTCGCCCCTTCAACGAGATCCCCACCCCTGGTGACAATGGCTGGCTTAACCTATACCGTTTCTGGAGGGAGAAGGGCTCACAGAAAATCCACTATCACCATGTCCAGAACTTCCAGAAGTATGGCCCCATTTACAG AGAGAAGCTCGGCAATTTGGAGTCAGTTTATATCATCGACCCTGAAGATGTGGCCCTTCTCTTTAAGTTCGAGGGACCCAACCCAGAACGATACAACATCCCACCCTGGGTTGCCTATCACCAGTATTACGAGAAACCCATCGGGGTCCTGTTGAA GAAGGCAGGAGCTTGGAAGAAAGACCGGTTGGTCCTGAACACGGAGGTGATGGCTCCAGAGGCCATAAAGAACTTCATTCCCTTGCTGAACCCAGTGTCTCAGGACTTCGTCGGCGTCCTGCACAGACGCATCAAGCAGCAGGGCTCTGGAAAGTTCTCAGGGGACATCAGGGAAGACCTGTTTCGCTTCGCCTTTGAGT CCATCACAAATGTCATGTTTGGGGAGCGCCTGGGGATGCTGGACGAAGTAGTGGACCCTGAGGCCCAGAAGTTCATTGATGCCGTCTACCAGATGTTCCACACTAGTGTCCCCATGCTCAACCTCCCTCCAGACCTGTTCCGTCTGTTCAGGACCAAGACCTGGAGAGACCATGTAGCCGCATGGGACATAATTTTCAATAAAG CTGAAAAATACACCGAGAACTTCTACTGGGACCTGAGACGGAAAAGAGAGTTCACCAATTACCCAGGTATCCTCTACCGGCTCCTGGGAAATGACAAGCTGCTCTCTGAGGACGTCAAGGCCAACATTACAGAGATGCTTGCAGGGGGCGTGGACACG ACATCCATGACATTGCAGTGGCACTTGTATGAGATGGCACGCAGCCTGAATGTGCAGGACATGCTGCGGGAGGAGGTCCTGAATGCCCGGCGCCAGGCCCAGGGAGACATAAGCAAGATGCTGCAATTGGTCCCGCTCCTCAAAGCTAGTATCAAGGAGACACTGAG ACTCCACCCCATCTCCGTGACCCTACAGAGATACCTCGCAAATGACTTGGTTCTTCGAGATTACATGATTCCTGCCAAG ACATTGGTACAAGTGGCCATCTATGCCATGGGCCGAGACCCTTCCTTCTTCTCGAATCCGGACAAGTTTGACCCAACCAGGTGGCTGGGTAAAGACAGGGATCTCATTCACTTCCGGAACCTGGGCTTTGGCTGGGGTGTACGGCAGTGCGTGGGTCGGCGGATTGCTGAGCTCGAGATGACCCTCTTCCTCATCCAT ATTCTGGAGAGCTTCAAGGTTGAATTGCAGCATCTCAGTGATGTGGACACCATATTCAACCTCATCCTGATGCCCGACAAACCCATCTTCCTTGTCTTCCAGCCCTTCAACCAGGACCCACCACAGGCGTGA